In Bacillus sp. Cs-700, one genomic interval encodes:
- the hepT gene encoding heptaprenyl diphosphate synthase component II, giving the protein MKLKTIYASLKKDLSFIETELEQTVDAHHPVLRDASNHLLKAGGKRIRPVFVLLSGKFGNYNLPLMKNVAVALELIHMASLVHDDVIDDAEMRRGAKTIKAKWDNRVAMYTGDYIFARAIELVTELNDPTANRILSHAILEMSVGEIEQIRDQFNWDQNVRDYFRRIKRKTALLISTSCELGAVAAGAPKQEQLHLKQFGYYVGMSYQITDDILDYTGTVKQLGKPAGGDLLQGNITLPVLYAMNQKNEKKKIMDVFSEELHASQEQVDQVLSIVKLSGGIEHSRQISDRYLQKAFYELEQLPASSARTSLRQIAEYIGKRKH; this is encoded by the coding sequence ATGAAATTAAAAACGATATACGCTTCTTTAAAAAAAGACTTGTCATTTATTGAAACTGAACTGGAGCAAACGGTAGATGCTCATCATCCCGTTCTTCGGGATGCATCAAACCACCTATTAAAAGCTGGAGGGAAACGAATCCGTCCTGTTTTCGTTCTGCTTTCAGGTAAGTTCGGGAATTACAATTTGCCACTCATGAAAAACGTAGCGGTGGCGCTTGAACTAATTCACATGGCTTCTCTCGTTCATGACGACGTCATTGATGACGCTGAAATGAGACGGGGCGCTAAAACAATAAAAGCAAAATGGGATAACCGTGTAGCGATGTATACTGGAGATTATATTTTTGCTCGAGCCATTGAACTAGTGACCGAATTAAATGACCCGACTGCAAATCGAATTTTGTCCCATGCCATTTTAGAGATGAGCGTTGGTGAAATTGAACAGATTCGTGATCAATTTAATTGGGATCAAAATGTACGGGATTATTTTCGCAGGATTAAACGTAAAACAGCCCTTCTAATCTCAACTTCATGTGAGCTAGGGGCAGTCGCAGCGGGAGCACCTAAACAAGAGCAGCTTCACTTAAAGCAATTCGGTTATTACGTTGGTATGTCTTACCAAATAACGGATGATATATTAGATTATACAGGAACTGTAAAACAGCTTGGGAAACCAGCGGGCGGAGACTTACTACAGGGGAACATTACGTTACCTGTCCTTTATGCGATGAACCAAAAAAACGAAAAGAAGAAAATCATGGATGTTTTTTCAGAAGAGCTCCATGCTTCTCAAGAGCAGGTGGATCAAGTTCTGTCCATTGTGAAATTGTCAGGTGGTATTGAACATTCTCGACAAATTAGCGATCGCTACCTTCAAAAAGCTTTCTATGAACTAGAACAGCTACCCGCTTCTTCAGCAAGAACGTCACTTAGACAAATCGCAGAATATATCGGCAAGAGAAAACATTAA
- a CDS encoding demethylmenaquinone methyltransferase — translation MTSSKEERVHDVFQTISKRYDVMNSVISFQRHKAWRKDTMRLMDVQKGSSALDVCCGTADWTIAMADAVGESGSAIGLDFSENMLEVGHVKVNEKRKENVTLIHGNAMNLPFEDNSFDYVTIGFGLRNVPDYNQVIKEMYRVVKPGGQVVCLETSQPTIPVFKQVYYGYFKHVMPVLGKVLAKSYDEYSWLQESASTFPGREELKQLFFKNGFSRVDTKPYSGGVAAMHRGFKPVNKRTDIL, via the coding sequence ATGACTTCATCAAAAGAAGAACGCGTTCACGATGTATTTCAAACGATTTCAAAACGTTATGATGTAATGAACTCAGTCATCAGCTTTCAGCGTCACAAAGCATGGCGAAAAGATACAATGAGATTAATGGATGTTCAAAAAGGATCATCAGCACTGGATGTTTGCTGTGGCACAGCAGACTGGACAATTGCAATGGCTGATGCTGTTGGAGAAAGTGGATCAGCCATTGGACTTGATTTTAGTGAAAACATGCTTGAAGTCGGTCATGTCAAAGTGAATGAGAAAAGAAAAGAAAACGTTACCCTCATTCATGGAAATGCAATGAATCTACCTTTTGAAGACAATTCATTTGACTACGTTACGATTGGTTTTGGACTAAGAAACGTCCCCGATTATAACCAGGTTATTAAAGAAATGTATCGCGTGGTTAAGCCGGGTGGACAAGTTGTCTGCCTCGAAACGAGCCAGCCCACCATCCCAGTCTTTAAACAAGTTTATTACGGGTATTTTAAACATGTAATGCCAGTTCTTGGTAAAGTGTTGGCGAAAAGTTATGACGAGTATTCTTGGCTTCAGGAATCAGCTAGCACGTTTCCAGGGAGAGAAGAGTTAAAACAACTTTTCTTTAAAAATGGATTTAGCCGCGTTGATACAAAGCCATACTCTGGCGGAGTTGCAGCGATGCACAGAGGTTTTAAACCAGTGAATAAGAGAACAGATATTTTGTGA